GAAAATAAATTTTTGTTCCCATGTCGCCGAAATTATGTGTGGGGATGCGGTCCGCTTGATATTGATGCTCTTGATACCGCCATGAAATATTTCCTTGGTGAGCACGATTTTGCTTCTTTTCAGAATGTCGGAACTCCGGTAAAAAATACGATCAGAACCATTCTTGATTTTGTTCGCCTTCCCGGTGAAAACGAGCATGAAATTAAGTTGCAGGTGTGCGGGACAGGCTTTTTAAAACAGATGGTGCGTAACATGGTGGGCTGTCTCGTGGATATAGGCCGGGGTAAAGCTGAGCCGGGTTTTGTCCGATCAGTGTTAGAGGCGAAAGATAGAACTTTAGCACCGGCCACAGCTCCTCCGCAGGGGTTGTGTCTTTCTCACGTGTATTACGGGGAGCCGAAGAGTGGCGGACCTGAATCTGGACGGAACGAATCTCGTATTGACGGGACAGTCTGAGACTGTTGAATCTCCACAAAGAACATTAATAAGTTCTTATTGGGATGACAGGTTCTCTCGCGCTGCGCTTAAAAATAAATATGAATCAACCGGCAGTTCCACAGTCATGGAAGTGCAAAGCCGCATCAAAAGTTTAAGCGAGTCCCTTGGTAAATTCCGTTGGTCTGACGATGGGTTTGGTTTGAATGATGCCCGTCTGGTTGTAAATGATCCTTTCCTTGATAATAAAATTTCAGCTTCTGTAACTCCGAAAAATGAGTTTGCCCGTTATTACCGCATGTACTCCCGTGGTTTTACGGGAGGTTCCCGAACGTCTCTTGATCCGGGAATATATAAATTTGATATGTCATACGGCTCCGCAACCAAGGAGCTGAACATTACCATTGAAAGCGGGATGGATAATGACACAGTTCTTGAAGCCGTCCGTGACGCGGTAAACGAAAGCACTCTTCCTGTTCAGGCTCGTAAAATTACACAAAATGTTCCGGGAGCAAATCTTGACGATCTGCTTGGAGTCGGCTCGTCTTTGGCCTTCTCTGTGAATACCGCCTACAGCAACAATAACAGTGATATCGTCGGTGGTTATGACGGCAGCACTGAAAGTGAAATTAACAGTCAGCTTACATTCAGCGACACCAGCGGGCACCTTATCTCCCACCTCAAGCTTGATGGCACGTTGCTGCCTATTGGGTCCGCAAAAGAAGGGCGTTACGATCTATCCGGCACAATGGCTGGATCTGTCTCGGAATTTGTGAGCAAAGGCTTTGACATTAATGCTGTATCTACTTTGACGACCGGCTCTCACTCCATAGGTTATTCCATAGGAGAAGAGTCGGGAACGATTGATTTCAGTGTTGAAGATGGCGACACATGGGAGGTCGTTTTAGGCAGTATCCAAAGTGCAGCCGGTGGAACATCAGAAAAGATTACGGCTGAAGTTATCGATACAAAACTTCCATCCCCTGTATACACCGGAGATGATTATTATCTGATCGACGGGAGAGCTGTGTCCATAACGGCTGTCTCTCCAAAACTCGGTGAAAGACTGGTTCTTGAGCCTGACGCAGGTATGGAAGTTCTGGGGCTGAATGTTACATCTCAGCCCGGCACAGATTCGGTTATGGTGGTTAACGGAGTTAGCGAAATCCGCGCTCCCGGAGAATTTGCTCTCGATCATGGCCGCGTTATTGTTGAGCTTGAAGAGTCTTTCGGCGACACTCTGCCTCTGCGGGTGGTGGATGCTGTTTCTCAGATGGAAGAAAATATCGGATCATTTACCGATGCTTACAATGACTTGCGTAAAACTATACTGCCGTCTGAAGATCTTTTCAGAGAAGGCTTTGCAGATATGTGGCGCAAGCCTATTGATGATAATCGAGTTGATTACGAATGGATGGGGCTTAGAGAAGCTGAGAAGGATAAGGTCCTCTGGTTCGATTCAGATGTGTTTTATTCCGCAATAGGCGCTGAGCCGGAAAAGGTTCGCGATCTTTTAGACGGCGTGGAAAATGGGCTGGTTCCGCTCTGGGAAGAAATTAATGAGAATGTCTTAAAAAATAAAGTCAGCACTTATTTGATACCTGAAACTTCTTTGCCCGGGCCGTGGTTGCCAGAACCCTCACCTCGTACAGAGCTGGAATTGGAACAGAAAAGAGAGTTGGTTGATACATTTGATACAGCGCTTAGCTTTGATTTTGATAAAATGCCGGAAAGTACGGGAAGATTGATTTCCCGAAAGGGGTGACTAAAGGTTTACAGCAGCAATCGTTCTGGTCGTTGAATCAAAATAGAATTTAACTCTGTTCATGGGCTGGGTAACTGTAAGGGCTTTGCCCCCGATCTTTATTTGCACGCCAGGATGAACAGCCCTTTTGGCTCTGATAGATAATCTTTCCAGTGATTGATAATAATCAGCAAGGTCGCGGGACAGTTTGTTGCGGACCTCTTTCAGTTTACGTTTGATCTGGGCACGCAGAATAAGAATTTTTTCCATTTGCTGAATTTTATCTGATGGAGTTTGCGCTAGAATGTCTTCGTCGGAATCCTGCCCGATTGCAGCGTTGATCTTCATTAATCTGTCTCGAAGATCTTCTCTCTCTTTAACTTTTTCTTTGTTAACAGGCGGCCTTGATATTATACTCAAAACTGTCTGAACACCAATGTCAGAGCCTAGTTCGTTGGCCTCTATGCCCGTTGCAGAAGCAATGGCCCCCCCCAGAATAACGCCCTTACCTGCGGTAGCCGTGATAGCCCCTTTGCAGCGTACAAGGCAATTACTGAGTTCATGAGCT
This DNA window, taken from Maridesulfovibrio ferrireducens, encodes the following:
- the truA gene encoding tRNA pseudouridine(38-40) synthase TruA, which codes for MKRIKITIAYDGTKFCGWQIQPGVRTVQNELEKAISRITGAPVRVYGSGRTDSGVHAQGQVVHFTLPESRAEVPWQRALNAIMPDDVTVLDVAYVDESFHAQFSSIRKTYVYTLWLENKFLFPCRRNYVWGCGPLDIDALDTAMKYFLGEHDFASFQNVGTPVKNTIRTILDFVRLPGENEHEIKLQVCGTGFLKQMVRNMVGCLVDIGRGKAEPGFVRSVLEAKDRTLAPATAPPQGLCLSHVYYGEPKSGGPESGRNESRIDGTV